The sequence below is a genomic window from Coffea arabica cultivar ET-39 chromosome 8e, Coffea Arabica ET-39 HiFi, whole genome shotgun sequence.
taagtaTGCATCCATAAACAGAGTAGACCAATAAAAATCACTTTCTAACACCTTACGAGCTGTCCGCTTTGGCCCAAAGTGCCTTCCACAtgcaaatgaatgacaaaaagtcaaaatagaatGGAACTCACATGCACTTACACGCCTTCTTGTCACTTGGTCCGAGCACTGCCTTCACAGGTATGGGTCATCCCAAATATAGTGCTTGGCGTCATTTCTCAATTTATCTTTTTTAGCCTTTGACCAACCTGCAGGTAATTGATTCGTTACCAAAAAATTGTCAATATCAGCATACCAATGTATTGACGAATCAATGGCTAACAATTGCTCCTCAGGAAATGATTCCCTCAGCGGTAAGTCTTCTTGATTTGTAAGTAGCCGGCTCAAATGGTCGGCCACCAAGTTCTCGGCTCCACTCTTATCTTTGATCTCTAAGTCGAACTCCTGCAGGAGCAAGATCCACCTTATGAGTCTCgattttgcatccttcttcGCTAGTAGGTATCTCAAGACTGCATGATCAGAGCAAATAATTACATTTGCATCTAATAAATATGACCTAAATTTCTCTAGTGCAAAAACAACGGCGAGTAATTCTTTCTCCGTTGTGGAGTAGTTAAGTTGGGCTCCACTCAATGCCCTCGATGGATAGTAGATCGCGTGTGCCGCCTTTCCTATCCTTTGCCCCAACACGGCTCCCACGGCATAATCACTCGTGTCGCACATGATTTCAAATGGGAGGCTCCAATCTGGGGGTTCAATGACGGGCGGCGATGTCATCGACTCTTTCAATTTGTCGAAGGCCACCTTGTATTCATTAGTGAAATCAAATGTCACATCCTTCTGTAACAACTTGAATAGGGGTGCTCCAATCTTTGACAAGTTCTTGATGAACCTCCTGTAAAACTCTACATGGCCTAAAAAGGAACGCACTTCCCGTACACATACGGGGTAAGGTAGAGTAGAAATAAGATATATTTTAGCTTTGTCTATCTCTATTCCCTTAACCGACACAACATGCCCTAAGACAATACCATGTTCTACCATGAAAtgacatttttttcaattaaaaaccAAGTTCGTCTCTATGCACCTTTTCAAAATTAAAGCTAGATTATCAAGACATTCCTCAAAACTATTACCGTATACACTAAAATAATCTATGAACACCTcaataatcttttctacatATTCGGAAAAAATACTTACCATACACCTTTGGAAGGTTGCAGGGGCATTGCAGAGATCGAAAAACATCCGACGGTAAGCGAATGTACCAAATGGGCATGTGAATGTAGTCTTTTCTTGGTCCTCTGGCGCTATCACGATCTGGAAGTAATCTAAAAAATcatccaagaaacaatagtAAACACGACCAGTTAATCGTTCTACcatctgatcaataaaaggGAAGGGAAAATGGTCCTTTTTTGTCACAGAGTTTAGTCTCCGGTAGTCAATGCACTGACGCCAGCCAGTAGCTTTTCTAACCGGAACCATATCACCCTCCTAACTCTTCTCTACGGTCACTCCCGCCTTTTTCAGAACCACTTGAACAGGACTTACCCAAGGACTGTCTGAGATAGCAAAAATAATCCCCATCTTTAGGAGTTTAAGTATCTCCTTTTTTACAACTTCCATTATCAGGGGATTCAACCTCCGCTGTGCCTGTCTTACCGGTTTCGCATAATTTTCGAACCGAATCCGGTGCATGCATAATAATGGATTTATCCCCTTGATATCTGCTATGCTCCACCCAATCGCCTCCTTATGTCCCTAAGGATTTGCACCAGTTTGTCCTTTTGACTTGGGGATAAATGTGCAGAGATGATCACCGGAAGCGTCTCTCGGTCTCCTATGAATGCGTACTTTAGATACTTCGGGAGAGGTTTAAGTTTTAACTCCGGTGCCTGCACAACTGAGGGAAGCAATTTTGTCTGAATTTCTGGCACAAAGATAGAAGTAAACTCATACCTCGGAGAAACGGTTGGAAGTGAGTGCAGGGCTTCAACCGCATGGTGTAATTCATCCCTCATGTCCACATCAAGAGTTATACCCAACTCAAGATGCTTGGTTAGGGCCACTTCTAATGCGTCTTTACCATCCAATTCGAAAGTTTCCTGCACAAAAGACTCAATAACACTCAAAGCAAAAACTGAGTTAAGTTCCTCTGGATACTTCATCGcctcaaaaatattgaaattcacAGTCTCAccatcaaatttcattgatAAAGTACCCTCATTCACATCTATTTTAGTCCTGACAGTGCTAAGAAATGGTCTACCGAACAAAATAGGTGACGGGTTTAATGATTTTTCATCTCCCATATCCAGGATATAAAAATCTGTTGAAAAAACTAACTCATTTACCTGGATCAAGACATCCTCAACTAACCCCTCTGGATAGGCATTGGTGCGGTCAGTTAGTTAGATTATAATGGCCGTTTCTTTTAATAGCCCAAGATTTAGAGAAGCATAGATAGTTTTTGGCATCACATTGATTGACGCCCCTAAATCTAACATTTCTTTTCTAATCGGTGCATTTCCTATTTTGCAACGGATCGTgaacatacctggatctccACACTTGGGTAGGAGGTTTCTTTGAAATATGGCTGATACGTTTTCTCCCACCGCTACTCTTTCGTCCCCTCTCAACTTTCTCTTATGGGTGCATAAATCCTTGAGAAATTTCGCGTACTTGGGAACCTGCTTAATTGCCTCCAACAAGGGAATGTTGATCTCTACCTTTCGGAATACGTTCAGgatctctttttccttctctgccTTCTTCGTCTTTGCCAACCTACAtggaaaagagggtaaatttgaTTTAATGGGAATTGAAGGGGTTAGAGTTACCTCAGGATCTCCACGAGTGTGTCATTCTTCTTCCATCTCCTTCTCGATCTCATCTTCACTTTTGCTCTTCAGGTTTGTGGCCTTAGGCCCCTCTACTTCCTTGCCACTCCTCAGTGTCATGGCACTTACATTCTTGGGGTTTGTCTCGGGTTccaatggtaatttttcaaAGACTTGGGACTCCAAACGATTGATCGCAGTCGCCATGTGGCTTATTTGGGTCTCCAGATTTGTCATGCCTGATTTAGTTTCCTGCTGGAACTGAGCAGTCCTCGTGACCAAAGATCTCGTCTCCTGTTGGAGCTGAGTGGTGCTCGTGGCCAAGCTCTTGACAATATCTTCCAGAGAACTTCTTGCGTTGAAGGACGAGGGTTGAGACTTTTGTTGTTATGGTTGCTAAAATCCTGGTGGACGATTGGAGAATGAATTCTGTGGCTTATTACCATAACTGAAATTGGGGTAATCTCTCCAATCCGAATTGTATGTGTTGGAATATGGATCGTACTGCCTACGAGGCGCAGACACGCCTCCAGCCATGTTAACTTGCTCAACCACATCCTCTTGCAACATAGGGCATGAGTCAGTAGGGTGGCCCACATTTGTGCAGATTTCACAGGCCTTTACTTGGTGCATATTCCCCACAGCTAATTATCGAACAAAGGATGTTAGCTCCGACAACTGTTGCTGAATAGATGTCGTCTCCACCTCATTAACCCTGCGGGTAGGGTTACTCTCACGGAAGCCAAACTGTTGAGAATTCTCTGCCATAGTTTCAATGAGCAGCCATGCTTCCCTCAGGGTCTTATTTGCCAGTGCTCCCCCCTCTTGCAGCATCAATGATACTCCTGTCGGATGACTGGAGCCTCTCATAGAAATATTGGATCAATAGCTGTTCACTAATTTGATACTGTGGGCATCTAGTACACAATTTATTGAACCTCTCCCAATAGTCGTATAGGGATTCTCCAGGGTACTGCTTAATGCTGCATATCTCCTTTCTCAGACTTGTGGCCCCGGATGCagggaaaaatttttttaaaaatttatttttcaattggGCCCATGTTATGATACTACCTGCGGGTAGGTAGTATAACCAATCCTTAGCTGCGTCCTTGAGGGAGAAAGGGAAAGTTCTAAGTTTAATCTGCTCCTCAGTAATTTCTGGAGGCTTCATATTGGAGCATACCACATCGAACTCCTGGATGTGTTTATGGGGCTCCTCACCTGAGAGGCCTTGGAACGTAGGTAATAGGTGAATAAATCCCGACTTCAATTCGAATGAGGTATTTTCCGCTAAACTTGAAAACGTGATGAACAAAGGCTGCTGCGGCAATTTCGGaacagccaactcccttagtgttcTTGCATTTACCATACGGATATTCTCTTGATCTGAATCACTTGAATTATCACCACCTGAATCTGTTGATTTGACCTTAGGATCAAGTCCCTGAGATGCAATGCTAGATTGCTCCTCTCTAAACTGTCTAGTCTCTTTCCTAGTTCGACGCGCAGTTTTCTCTACTTCTGGATCGAAAATCAATTCGCTTGTACGAGAAGAACGAGGCATAAACTAAAAAAATGTCAgacaaattcaaagaaaataacttaaaaagaaataaaattaaccaaaatacCGTTCCCCGACAACGGCgcaaaaaattgacaggtgccgaacctgtgcaataataattactaaaaagtcctaattaccaccacaattaattatagaacaaatccgagtactggagcagggactctaagTGTGCAAtgagttacttgattcaccctgtttccGAAGAGTTTATTTGATCCGATATACTAGAATTATCTATAAAAATGTTAAATTTAcatacaatggcaagtagggtcgattccacagggaacGGGTAGGAACttgtttcttttcaagtcaATAGAATAAAATAGGGGGATAATTAATGGGATGAAAATATAAATGAAATTCAAGAGCTAACTCAACAAgttcaatttagcaaaaatagtaattaataaaattctacGTGAAagatcaactgctcaggcacggtccaattaaataatcatcgatgcaaagatatttcaatcattcatcactaggttggttatagctaTCAATAATCTCTGATAACCagtttttccttactttttcgacagtcaagaTACGACCATTGAATGCTTTTCTAACCagaaaataaccctaggtacgaccgtaggaatttaattatccaGTTGCATTAAAgttagaagaacccaaccctaaccaataaatacgctaagagggtttatttaaatcagatcttgcgtttttccaacataaagccaattatggtggttgccactagttgtcaactaaacgaacaattacggattcaatttaattaacgtggcagtaggctattatattaaatcaaatatccggccgttgatattcaattaataaaatacccatagACAATTAATTCAAAAAACACAAGAATAGCAACAAATTGGACGAAATAGTGAAAAtttgattagatctcacagatgttatGGACCGCGCCTTCGCATTAATCCTTGGGTAGAGGGGAAATCTAGCAGCTCCTCATCGTATCAATCTCACGTGATTTAATTGATATCATCCAATTAATTGCCAAGGAGATGCGAAAGGAGGAAATAATGAGAAAGTAGACAAAAAGATGTTGTCTCTTTCTTTTTGGGTTTCGTCTCCGTACTGGAGCCGAAATTACAAAACAAGAGCTAACAGAGAATTGTCCAGAGCAAGAGTAAAAATTCAGGAGTCAAAGTCGTAAAACGCAAAAAGCtagagaaaagaggaaaagcTCCAACGTCTGACCCAAATTGAAACTCAAGCTAGAACTAATTGGTCGCATGTGATTCTGGCTCTTAATTGCTGCTCAAGAGAAAAGAAACGTCTGAAGCAATAATTGAAACTAAAGCTCTCCTCTTAATTGGACGTGAATCTGGCTTTTTTAAGCCTCTCGTAGCGCCGCCAACCAAGGAAAGAAACGTCTCCAGTAGCCCTTCCTTTCCTAAGGGTTTTAATCCCGTGCTCCTGGTCCACGTAGACCTGGTCTCCTAGTTGGCCTGCTGCTACCAAGCCCGCGGGTCCGGCTTTTAGGTGAGTCTTCTCAATTTCTAGCGTGGGTACGCCATGAAATAGAGAGTCTTCTGAAAATTTGCCTCGTAAAAGCACTTTTTATACCAACCACCTGTAATTCATACAAACATGAAATATGAGCAAAATCTCAATACTTAGCACAGTAAGTAGCCAAAATTACGATAAAATAACAGTGCAAAATGTGCCCAATAGTTGTTCTATCAAGTCACAATATATTTTCATATGGAAACTTATTTTTAACTACATTTTGTTTCCAATTCATGTTTAACTTCTAGGTTTATCGTGCTAAAGTGTTTTTTCCtatatttcattaattttttgaaCCCATTCctaaaattttgtttggaaTTTATGTCAATAAATTGGTCTTGCTAGTGTAAAACTTAAAAGTCAGTGGTATATGaattgcctaaaaaataattcaaaaggcTTCCATATAACCTAGAGAAATATTATACATATACTGTTCTATTCGAGTAAGATTAATTTAGAAAGGCGCTTGGGAGGAAAAGGAAAActctacttttcttttctttcataatTAATGTTCTATATCCTTATAATATAAAATAGGTATATGtgttttttgttattatttgttATTAGTAGGAGAGGGATATCATTTAAGAAATATGAGTAGGAGAGGAATTTGAATCTAGGACCTTCACTTCCAGGGATGCATATATATGTTGTCTTCTAttttgaatggaaaaaaaatggagagcTTTCTTAATATTAAGGGAATTTGCTTTTCTATTCTTGTTTAATTTCAAAAGATCATCCTCAAATAGTTTCCAAATTGAGCTCctctcaaaagaaaatttatttcaattaaatTTTAAGGCAAATGACAagtttcatccttcacattttataaaaatattctttttgtccCTCACTATTAAAACGAAGCAAATTCGTCCTTTACATTTGAAAACTGAAGCTATTACATCCCTGAAATCAACTTTcaatctgaatccaactacctaACAACCCGATTACAAATTTTTGGGGTATAATTGGTAGattatttgattaattgaacttgatattcaCATGAAATTTAatgaatccaaaaaaaaataaaacataaaagagaaggattaatctttcctacattgTCATTATATATATGGACGTGTCTAGATATCTGTCACatcatttgaatttaaatttaaacgcTAAAGTTTTTATGTATGGTATAAATCTACACTCGCAAGTGTTATACTAACAGTGCATGaaaaaatttatccaaaaaagaAACTCTACCATTCCAAGACAAAGAATGGcctttttatgttttaattttttaatttttttctttgttggtTCAATAAATGTCATATGAATGTGATGAAATTGACCGAGTAATCTATCAATTCTATtccaaaaatttattattaggtTACTGGAtagtttgattcagattgaaagtTGGATTCAGGgatataataatttcaatttttagatGTTAAGAATGAATTTGCTTTGTTTTGAAAGTGAAGGATGAAAAGAATATATTTACGAAATATGAATGATAGAACAAGTCATTTTCCCTAAATTTTAATTCTTATGTCAACACAAATTCTATGGTTAAGACTTTAGGAATTAGAGGTCTTAGATTCAAATCTCCACGCCCCTCCCAACTTCTTAAACCTCAATCTTCTACtactaggaaaaaaaaattaaaaacatgcATATTATGTAACATCAAGGTTGATGCTTATGTCAATAATATCCCTTTATTGACTTGGTGAAATCCAAAGTCAGACtttaatttttatgattactGAGTATTTTTTGTATTCTTCAAGCCCCAGATTTAATGATAGAATTAATTAACCAGTAAATTAATGGTACTCtatttttcttcatcttctttttagaaaatctatcttCTATTCTTATCTTATGCTCAGTTAAGCACATGACGGATATATCAGCATTTGTGCATACTGCTGAAGATAAAAGTCAGATTTCTACACAACTAAAGGAAATTTATTTCAACTAAACTATATATTTCTAGATAAATCATAAAACTTttggaaattaattcctactCCATAAATAATTCTACTTCAAAACCAAGATCTCAAAGTCCAAATCACGTAAAAAGCCCAATCATTATTAAGATTGCGTTCATGTTTGGAATATAATAGAGTCATTAAAATTTATGATGACGGCAttataggaaaaaaaatttaatcacTAACCCAAATGTGgctattctttttttatttctattttagaTTTAACTTTTTGAGGTTCCCTTCATGGCTTGCATTAAAGGgtgattacttttttttttgtcaaacgtTATCACTTTCATATGTAGCTAAAAACTGTTACAAAGTTGGAGCAACTGTTCCTACATCTTCTCTAGCTAATCTAACTAACCAGAGAGGGAAGGAATCTTCCACTTAATTTCACTAATCAAGTTTGTGGCATACTTTGCCAACTTGTGACTAACATGGTTGCCTTCCCTTCTAATAAAGGAGAAGTACCACTCTCTAAACTCTTTTCTAATGACATAGATATCTTGCAGAATTGATCCTATTTTTGGACCATTGGTGTTTTCTGTTGGACTTGTGAGTGGGCCAGCTCATTTGTGCAAGTGAACAAAGCTTGACGTTTCTCAAGCATAAATACAAGAAGTTGCCGCACAAGCCAAATATACATAGAGAGAAAAGGTTAGCCGCCACCTAGAGAGAAACGAAAGGAGAGAAAGAGTGAGAGCTAGAGAGAGAAAATTCTTTGCAATTTTGAAACCTCAGTTGGAAGGTGATTTGAAGTTCGATTGAGACGAAATTTTACATATGCGATCCTCTCGTCAAGTTCTACTCATCTACCGGttcagattttagattttcTGTTCGTTTGGTAACACCTTTCCAAATCCACTTCTTTGACAGTTGTAATTTTTGGGGGGTGATTTTGTAGCAATTTTGCTTGGTTGGTATTGATGATATTATTGTCATTCGAATATTTCAGGTAGACTCGTGTATTCTCATTATTGTGATAGTGGAGATTTTTGACTGAACTaggttttgtaatttttttcaatttggatttttcacgtaaaaatcttggtgtactgtcccttttatttttcttacattttattATTACTGCTGGTATTTTTATTTGGTGATTTgatttattcctattttaaaTGATGcttgaaaaaagagaaatttgtcCTGAGTTAACTCTGATATTGTGTGCCTGTACTGGTACCCCTTTTCTAATAAGTAGTATCAGAGCAGTCAGGTTAGGCTACTCATTTGTACTGGTTAAAAATGGATGATTCGGATAGTGGTtgcatgataaaattgaatgcTACTAATTATTCGATTTGGAAGTCTAGAATGAATGACTACTTGTATGGTAGAGATTTGTTTGAACCTATTCTAGGGGATAAAGGTAGACCAAGTGATATGAGTGATGAAAAATGGGCTGTTATACATAGAAAAACTGTTGATAATATTAGAAAATGGATTGGTCAAAATATGTTTCAACATTTTGCTAATGACACCAGAGCTGATGTATTATTAAAAAAGTTTGAAAGTATGTATGAATGGAAGATCGGTTTGAATAAGACTAGTTGTTTGAAGCAGATTACTCGGATGAAATATAAAGATGGAAAATATATGACTGAACACCTGAGTAATTTTCAGGGATTGATAAACCAGGCAACtatgttaaatttgaatttggatgATGAAGTACAAGctctattattatttagtttacTACCGGATAGTTGGAAAATCATAGTAGTCTCCGTCAGCAATTCAACTCCGAATGGTGTGTTGACCATGGCTATTTCAAAAGAAGCCGTGATGAATGAAGAGTTTAGGAGGAAGGAACAAGAAATTGTCTATAAATCCCAGACCCTGgtgacaaaaaagaaagaaagaagagggagAAGCAAAAGTAGAGGACCCCATAATAGGAATAACAAATCCAGAAACAGGTCTAAATCGCGAAAAAATATTGCGTGCTATTATTGTAAAAAGTATGGGCATTATATGAAGGAGTGCAAAATCTTAAAACGGGAATAAGTTGAGAAAAAGGGTAAGACGAAAGAAAAAGGTGATGAAGAGACTACAATAGTTGTGGCAGCTCATTATGATATGTTTGTGTTTTGTGATGATGGTCAGGTGAATATTATTCATTATAACAGTGATTGGGTAGTTGATTCGGGTGCATCCTACCATATTACTCCTCACAGGCATTTCTTCTCAACCTACACCGAAGGAGATTTTGGACATGTTAGGGTGAAAAATGAGATCTCATGCAAAGTTGTTGGTATGGGAGACATATATTTGAATACAGATATCAGGTGCCAGCTGATATTAATAAATGCTCGACATGTCCCTGAAATTTGCCTTAATCTTATTTCTACAGGAAACTTGACGATGAGGGTTATCATAACTTGCAAATGGAGGCAAATGAAAACTCAGCAAAGAAAATCTCGTTGTTGCTAGAGAAAAGAAGTAGAGTACTCTCTACTTGATGCAAGCCAAGTTGGGGAAAGGAGAAGTGAATGCAGTTCGTGATTCATCAATTGATCTTTGACATAGGCGGCTTGGGCACATGAGTGAAAAAGGGATTTAGACACTTGTTCGCAAACAAATAGTGTATGGACGGGAAAAGATGTGTTCTTTAAGCACTTGAGAGTTTTTGATTGTCGGGCATTTGTTCATATTCCCAAAGATGAGAGATCAAAAATTGatgtaaaatcaaaataatgtATTTTCTTGGGTTATGGACATGAAGATTTTGGTTATAGGTTGTATGATCCTATTGAGAAAAAGGCGATCAGAGGCAGAGATGTTGTCTTCTTTGAAGATCAAACCATTGAAGACATTTATAAAGGTGATAACTCAAACTCTTCAGATGACATTCCTGCTAACTCAAATTCAGATCTAGATTCAATTCCAGTACCTGTTGATTTTAATCAAGGGGGAGCTGAGACAGAGCAGAGAAAGGTTGTTAAGGATGGTGATAATCCTACTGCTGATGAACCTGAGCATGAGGCACCACCTACTCCATCACCACAAGATGAGTTTAGAAGATCTACCAGAGAGAGGAGACCTTCTGGCAGATATAATGCTCATGAATATTTGTTATTAACAGATGGAGGAGAGCCAGAATCCTACCGTGAGGTTTTAGAGCTTGAGAACAAAGAAGATTGGTTGTGAGCCATGCAAGAGGAGATGGTGTCCCTGCATGAGAATCACACTTATGAGTGAGTGAAACTGCCTAAGGGTAAGAGAGTTCTAAAGAATAAATGGGTTTACAGGTTGAAAATTCAAGAGTACAGTTCACAACCAAAGTACAAAACAAGATTGATTGTGaagagatttagtcaaaaaaaggATATAGATTTTGAAGAAATCTTCTCTTCTGTGgtaaaaatgtcatcaattcgAGTTGTTCTTTGTATTGCAGCCGGtttgaatttgaaaatcaaaCAACTTGATGTGAAAACAGCCTTCCTGCATAGTGATTTGGAAGAGGAGATCTACATGGAACAACCGGAGGGGTTCAAAGAAAGTGGCAAGAAAAATCTTGTATGCCGTCTCAAAAAGAGTTTGTATGGGTTGAAACAGGCACCGAGACAGTGGTATAAGAAGTTTGACTCCTTCATAATAGATCACGAGTACCACAGAACTATATCTGATCACTGTATTTATGTGAAAAAATTTTCGGATGGTGATTTTGTTATTCTCTTActatatgttgatgacatgttgATTATTGATCGTGATACtataaaaattgacaggttgaaaAAGGACTTAAGTAAATCTTTTGCAATGAAAGATTTGGGTCTGGCTAAACAGATACTGGGGATGAAAATCTCACGTGACAGGCAAAATGGGAAGCTCTAGTTGTCTTAAGAAAAATACATTGAGAAAGTACTCAATAGGTTTAACATGAGCAACGCTAAGGAAGTCTCAACTCCACTTGCAGGTCACTTTAAACTGAATATCAAGCAATGTCCTACAAGTGAGAAAGATAAAAAAAGACATGAAGAAGGTTCCTTATGCTTCGGCTGTTGGTAGCTTGATGTATGCTATGGTTTACACCAGATCAGATATTGCTCATGCAATTGGAGTAGTCAGTCGGTATCTCTCTAATCTTGGTAAGGAGCATTGGAATGCTGTCAATGGATTGTCAGGTATTTCGAGGAAACTTCTAAATTGTGTCTATGTTTCGACAATGGTAAAACTATACTAGATGGATACACTGATGCAGATATGGCAGGTGATCTTGACAATAGGAATTCCACATCTGGGTACTTGATGATTTTTATTGGAGGAGCAGTGTCATGGCAAAGTAAGTTACAGAAGTGTATCGCCCTTTTTTAGTTCAGAGGCGGAGTACATCGCAACCATTGAAGCATGCAAGGAGACTCTTTGGTTGTAGAAATTTCTTCAAGAGTTGGGTATGAAACAAGAGAAGTATAGTCTTTACTGTGACAGTCAGAGCGCTATTCATTTGTGTAAGAACTCTACATTTCACTCTCGATCCAACATATTGATGTGAGGTATCATTGGATTCGAGAAGTACTGGATTCCAATTTGTTGACACTTGAAAAGGTGCATACAAATGATAATGGTACCGACATGTTGACCAAGACATTACCTAAGGAGAAACTCTTGTTTTGCAGACAAGAATCAGGTCTGGTGAAGCCCCCCAAATGAGTtggagggggagattgttggacTTGTGTGTGGGCCAACCCATTTGTGCAAGTGAACAAAGCTTGAGGTTTTCTCAAGCATAAATACAAGAAGCTGCCGCACAAACCAAATATACATAGAGAGAAAAGGTTAGCCGCCACCTAGAGAGAAACGAAGGGAGAGAAAGAGTGAGAGCTAGAGAGAGAAAATTCTTTGCAACTTTGAAACCTCAATTGGAAAGTGATTTGAAGTCCGATTGAGACGAAATTTTACATACGCGATCCTCTCGTCAAGTTCTACTCATCTATTggttcagatttcaaattttctcTTCGTTTGGTAACACCTTTCCAAACTCACTTCTTTGACAATTGTAATTTTTGGGGGTGATTTTGTAGCAATTTTCTTGGTTGGTATTGATGATATTATTGTCATCGGAAAATTTCGGGTAGATCTGTGTATTCCTATTATTGTAATAGTGGAGATTTTTGACTAGACTAGGTCCCGTGATTTTTTCCAAT
It includes:
- the LOC140012998 gene encoding uncharacterized protein, producing MHQVKACEICTNVGHPTDSCPMLQEDVVEQVNMAGGVSAPRRQLAKTKKAEKEKEILNVFRKVEINIPLLEAIKQVPKYAKFLKDLCTHKRKLRGDERVAVGENVSAIFQRNLLPKCGDPDFYILDMGDEKSLNPSPILFGRPFLSTVRTKIDVNEGTLSMKFDGETVNFNIFEAMKYPEELNSVFALSVIESFVQETFELDGKDALEVALTKHLELGITLDVDMRDELHHAVEALHSLPTVSPRYEFTSIFVPEIQTKLLPSVVQAPELKLKPLPKYLKYAFIGDRETLPVIISAHLSPSQKDKLVQILRDIRRRLGGA